The DNA window ataataagcattataataataataataagcattataataataataataataagcattataataataataataagcattataataataataataagcattataataataataataagcattataataataataataagcattataataataaataaaaaaaaaaaaactgttagggtcatctttttttaaaagacaTAGAAAAAACAACGTATCCTGTGAAACTCATCAAGAGAAGAAgcagaaggaaaaaaaagaagaaaaacagaaaaaaaaaaaaaaaaaaaaaaaaaaactgtgtaccataaattatttataattaataatataataaaatggttACTGTCAAAAATTTGAATGTGGATTTAGAACCATATACATCTTTAGTAGAAAGAAAATATGTGCCATATTTTATACTTGTATATCaaatttattctttcatAAGTATTATTGTTTTACTAGATTATTTACATGAACAGAAGATAAAGCGTAGCATCAAAACAGGAATCTTTTTATGCTTCATTACCTCAGTTAATGTAGGATTgtccctttttttcttactgCTATATTTTAACGTATGTTTGTAATAGGTAAATATCTGCAAatctatatctatctatatatatatatatatataaatatatgtactgCGCAAGAAGTTTAAAATTcgactttttttataacatatgcACAACATTGTTATCTTATTTTTGATTCATAtgatgttattttttatatgaagaTATATAATGCATCGTTATACGCATTAAatggatttttttttcttttttttttaattcaaattAGTTATagaaaacatttattttaatttttttttttatatgtaactattattaaaattaaagaaaaatacacatttataaattagaTGAACCAAATACGATGATGTGTAAAAAGTGCACTCAATAGTGTTCCTTCATTCGTTGAAGGGTGTTTTTATAccttaaaaagaaaaagagaaaaggaATTGCCAAATTAACTACAATATGTAGTTTTTATAACacctattattatattctataCTTAACAGTAATGTTACATGCTCtccataatttatattttttatcgaccttacatatacacacatatatatatatatatatatatgtcacAAAAAGCAACTTGTGCATTTGAATGCTTCTCTACAAGATTGAACATATAGTTGTATTGCGAAAccagaattaaaaataaccTGTACTGAGTTATATTTGAAAGGGCTTTTAGCATAACATTCATTTTATGCAATAATAATGCTCAGGATTACACTTATATTTACGTTATAGaggtatatttaaaattatatattattatattcataaaaaggCAAAGATAtaagtatttaaaaaaaataaataaataaagtagATGCAATATAAACTTACTTGTGCATGTGGTTGTTCATGTAGGTTTTTGCAACTTGccacatatataaaacttcATTTAAcacagtaaaaaatatttttcaggAAAAGCAAATTAAAtctaaaatattaaacagaaaaaatatgctggaaaaataaacagaaaaaatatgctGGAAATGTAAAAccaaaaatataagcaaaaatataagcaaaaatataaacaaaaatatacactaaaaaatcaaaattttaaagcacctttaaagaaaataaaatttaaaaaataaatggaaaaaagaacaggaaaaaaataaaaaacaaaaaattagacAGTTCATGAATTTTAACAGTAATACTAATGTTCAGTAATACACCAAAATAccaaaaattgaaaaaaataaaataaaataaaataaaacaacagGCCATTAGGCTAGAAGCAACAAAAATACTTCTTAAAGTCTCCTATCCTCCGCTTGTAGTATATTTCTGTTCCATCCTAAAGAATTCAgtaaagaaatgaaaaaataaattaaaataagaataaaaatgaaatatatttttatcataattcCTAATTAGCAggaatattaaatttatatataaaaaaaaaaggaaaaaaaatgtatcattagataactaaaataaaagctacatttgcattttttttattggcattattttaattctctttattttaaattttgcaCTATACCCTCAAGTATTCAATGCGATATCTTAGTCTATCCTTTCCTGTTTGCTTCACATGCATAAGAgaattatcaaaaaaatcaGGAGtgtcatatattatatttggTGAATTTAGAAATGCACTGATTTGGTCCTTGGGTATAATAAATTCGTTATATTCCTTTCGtcccatttttttaattatacgtgaagaagaagaatattttacaaGATCAACtgctataaaaatttttttactaaaataaaaggCAGATATTATAGGTAATACACAGTGCAAGATcgaataaaagaaaaagtgtACAACAAAAATAAACTCATAAGAgataaacaataaaaatagaaaattctTCTTTAATAAAAGTTACGTATTTGTCCAACTAAATTACTGTATTGAACAGGttatgctatatatatacatacatataaattttatttttcatttttttaataataaattaaagcCTCGAAATAAAGGTCACCAAAATCTAGCTTTTTCTGAAGTTAGACAGGAgccaaataaaataaaaaaaaaaaaaaaaagcgaaaaagttcaaaataattatttgcaTGTAAGGT is part of the Plasmodium malariae genome assembly, chromosome: 14 genome and encodes:
- the PmUG01_14076400 gene encoding conserved Plasmodium protein, unknown function, which codes for MVTVKNLNVDLEPYTSLVERKYVPYFILVYQIYSFISIIVLLDYLHEQKIKRSIKTGIFLCFITSVNVGLSLFFLLLYFNVCL
- the PmUG01_14076500 gene encoding conserved Plasmodium protein, unknown function — protein: MGRKEYNEFIIPKDQISAFLNSPNIIYDTPDFFDNSLMHVKQTGKDRLRYRIEYLRDGTEIYYKRRIGDFKKYFCCF